A stretch of Cyanobacterium sp. HL-69 DNA encodes these proteins:
- the coxB gene encoding aa3-type cytochrome c oxidase subunit II CoxB produces the protein MNIPGNIITLIAGIALTLISLWYGQNHGLMPIEASQGAQDVDELFNLMMTIGTGLFLIVEGVIVYCMIKFRRKKGDQTDGPGIEGNVPLEIVWTAIPTVIVFILALYSFEVYNGLGGLDPETSRDYPQEMQMAQGSNQGKMVAYNPHQGHLSLGIGNANADMEVDVNGIQYAWIFTGQDNGIVSGELHVPVNKRVKLNMKAGDVIHAFWVPQLRLKQDVLPGRDSNLTFTANREGKYPIICAELCGPYHGGMKTFLYVHSEEEYEQWVQDNTFANAQEKADTIASLSAPMTYESRLEMHSHHLGIDEDVLKQLIIDNYEVL, from the coding sequence GTGAATATTCCAGGTAATATTATCACGCTGATAGCAGGAATTGCTCTAACCCTGATCAGTTTGTGGTACGGACAAAATCATGGTCTGATGCCCATAGAAGCATCTCAAGGAGCACAAGACGTCGACGAATTATTTAACCTAATGATGACCATTGGCACGGGATTATTCCTCATTGTAGAAGGGGTAATTGTCTATTGCATGATCAAATTTAGGCGTAAAAAAGGAGATCAAACCGATGGGCCAGGCATCGAAGGAAATGTACCCCTAGAGATTGTCTGGACTGCTATTCCTACGGTAATTGTCTTTATTTTGGCATTATATAGTTTTGAAGTATATAACGGTTTGGGGGGTTTAGATCCTGAAACTTCCAGAGATTATCCCCAAGAAATGCAGATGGCCCAGGGTAGCAATCAAGGAAAAATGGTTGCCTATAATCCTCACCAAGGACATTTATCTTTAGGCATTGGTAATGCTAATGCTGATATGGAGGTGGATGTTAATGGGATTCAGTATGCTTGGATTTTTACGGGGCAGGATAATGGCATTGTTTCTGGGGAACTTCATGTGCCTGTAAATAAGCGGGTTAAGTTAAACATGAAGGCTGGGGATGTTATCCATGCTTTTTGGGTACCTCAGCTTAGGTTAAAACAAGATGTTTTACCGGGTAGGGATTCTAATTTGACTTTTACCGCCAATAGGGAGGGTAAATATCCTATTATTTGTGCGGAGTTGTGTGGCCCTTACCATGGTGGTATGAAAACTTTCCTCTATGTCCATAGTGAGGAGGAGTATGAGCAATGGGTACAGGATAATACTTTCGCTAATGCCCAAGAAAAGGCTGATACCATAGCAAGTTTATCGGCACCGATGACGTATGAAAGTCGTTTAGAAATGCACTCCCATCATTTAGGTATTGATGAGGATGTTTTGAAACAATTGATAATTGACAATTATGAGGTTTTATGA
- the dcm-2 gene encoding DNA (cytosine-5)-methyltransferase 1 — protein MYKFIDLFAGIGGFRIGFANIGFKCVFSSEVNSHAREMYFHNFGELPAGDIQAINIKEIPHFDILLAGFPCQPFSIAGEKKGFNDIRGTLFFDIAKIVEYHRPKVIVLENVKHFKNHDNGKTLAIVLTTLNSLGYTTNWSLLNAINFGVPQNRERTIIIGFLDNIKFDFCRLTKLPSPKLKDILEDDNKQEFEYLKEEDYTLINNPKQQVSGLIFAGYRNKKIRVNGIRPNTKHLSRVHKQPNRIYSSEGTHPTLSSQESAGRYYILHDGKVRKLTIRECYRLMGFPDNFKLVGSKGKLYNRVGNSIVVPMVEEIAKQVKEQFFNPDHRIQHHSSPQQMSLLDLGLLVEPSK, from the coding sequence ATGTATAAATTTATTGATTTATTTGCAGGAATAGGGGGGTTTAGAATAGGGTTTGCAAACATTGGGTTTAAATGTGTTTTTAGCTCAGAAGTGAATTCCCATGCCAGAGAGATGTATTTTCATAATTTTGGTGAATTACCAGCAGGAGATATACAAGCAATTAACATTAAAGAAATTCCCCATTTTGATATTTTACTAGCTGGATTTCCTTGCCAACCTTTTAGTATTGCTGGAGAAAAAAAAGGATTTAATGATATTAGGGGAACTTTATTTTTTGATATTGCTAAAATTGTTGAATATCATAGACCAAAAGTTATCGTTTTAGAAAATGTAAAACACTTTAAGAATCATGATAATGGTAAAACTTTGGCGATCGTATTAACAACTTTAAATAGCCTGGGCTATACAACTAATTGGAGTTTATTAAATGCCATTAATTTTGGAGTTCCACAAAATAGAGAAAGAACCATTATTATTGGCTTCTTAGATAATATAAAGTTTGATTTTTGTAGATTAACAAAACTTCCATCACCAAAACTTAAAGATATTTTAGAAGATGATAATAAACAAGAATTTGAATATTTAAAAGAAGAAGATTATACGTTAATTAATAATCCTAAACAACAAGTATCAGGCTTGATTTTTGCTGGTTATAGGAATAAAAAGATAAGAGTAAATGGCATCCGTCCTAACACAAAGCATTTATCAAGAGTACATAAACAGCCAAACCGAATTTACTCCTCCGAAGGTACTCACCCGACTTTATCTTCTCAAGAATCTGCAGGTAGATACTATATCCTACACGATGGAAAAGTGAGAAAATTAACCATCAGAGAATGTTATCGCTTAATGGGTTTTCCTGATAATTTTAAATTAGTCGGTAGTAAGGGAAAACTTTATAACAGAGTAGGAAACTCAATAGTTGTTCCAATGGTTGAGGAAATAGCAAAACAGGTTAAGGAGCAATTTTTTAATCCTGATCATAGAATACAACACCATTCATCTCCACAACAAATGTCCTTACTTGACTTAGGATTGTTAGTAGAACCATCAAAATAA
- the dcm-3 gene encoding DNA (cytosine-5)-methyltransferase 1, with product MNYKKLLISIYNEAKQGNCYKAEFNEKTLNNIKIIAEKCFSQKAVYTVLITLSIYKIIHPQQDIRNHQKQIANGFSGRVIDTKYISPTLRQLGLPAMRESGWTTRSLEQPYPYTLDYQGKIGNKKVKKAFLELVNTIEVERVNPKYILVELFKKIINIQKQNEVVIQPLINPDKLTISKVINVLNYQFSFNYNIFGGSKLPVLAFYGIYQILMEEMTRYNGCQLKPLGSHTASDKSSKSAGDIEIIKQEKLFEVLEIKLDKPIDGNIVRIAQEKIIKYNPERYYILSYLEVKQDDFNIINDIINEVKNNHGCQIIVNGIIPTLKYYLRLISSLDKFINLYSHLMENDSELKIIHKQKWSELIQNLEDNV from the coding sequence ATGAACTACAAAAAACTATTAATATCTATTTATAATGAAGCAAAACAAGGAAATTGTTATAAAGCAGAATTCAATGAAAAAACATTAAATAATATAAAGATTATTGCTGAAAAATGTTTTAGTCAAAAGGCTGTTTATACTGTTTTAATTACCTTGTCTATTTATAAAATTATACATCCTCAACAAGATATTAGGAATCATCAAAAACAAATTGCAAATGGTTTCTCAGGAAGAGTTATTGATACTAAATATATCTCGCCAACATTAAGACAATTGGGTTTACCAGCAATGCGAGAAAGTGGTTGGACAACTCGTTCATTAGAACAACCATATCCTTACACCTTAGACTATCAAGGAAAAATAGGAAATAAAAAGGTTAAAAAAGCATTTTTAGAATTAGTTAATACCATAGAAGTTGAAAGAGTTAATCCCAAATATATATTAGTGGAATTATTTAAAAAAATAATTAATATTCAAAAACAAAATGAAGTTGTTATTCAACCTTTAATTAATCCAGATAAACTAACTATTTCTAAAGTTATAAATGTTTTAAATTATCAATTTTCTTTTAACTATAACATTTTTGGTGGTTCTAAATTACCAGTATTGGCTTTTTATGGTATTTATCAAATCTTAATGGAAGAAATGACAAGATATAATGGCTGTCAATTAAAACCGTTAGGAAGTCATACTGCTTCTGATAAAAGTTCTAAAAGTGCAGGAGATATTGAAATTATTAAGCAAGAAAAATTATTTGAAGTTTTAGAAATTAAATTAGATAAACCTATTGATGGTAATATAGTCAGAATTGCCCAAGAAAAAATTATAAAATATAATCCAGAAAGGTATTATATTCTATCGTATTTAGAAGTTAAGCAAGATGATTTTAATATTATTAATGATATTATCAATGAGGTGAAAAACAATCATGGCTGTCAAATTATAGTCAATGGAATAATTCCGACACTCAAATATTACTTAAGATTAATTTCTAGTTTAGATAAATTCATTAATCTATATTCTCATCTCATGGAAAATGACTCAGAATTAAAAATTATTCATAAACAAAAATGGAGTGAACTAATACAAAACTTAGAAGATAATGTATAA
- the phrB gene encoding deoxyribodipyrimidine photolyase PhrB, with protein sequence MNNLILLWHRKDLRINDNLALYEANKKSKKIVGVFCLDTNILNRDDIAPARIEYMLGCLDELRKNYQERGGNFLIFRGNPTIILPELADKLQVESIFWNKDVEPYSRNRDREIASILKKQNINYNVFWDQLMHPPGDVLTKSNNTPYTVYGPFWRSWEKLEKQLPFTAPSSLIGLDENEQKIVKKMGAIDLPTAEELGYGWQRNLVLSPGENAALKRLDYFCSDLLVNYDENRNFPAVDGTSLLSAALKFGAIAPRTIWQKTVAEWENTQSDEARENITAWRKELAWREFYQHCLYFFPELAQGAYREHFKNFPWENDEKKFQAWCEGKTGYPIVDAAMRQLNETGWMHNRCRMIVASFLTKDLIIDWRWGEKYFMQKLYDGDLAANNGGWQWSASSGMDPKPLRIFNPSSQAQKFDPEAQYIRQWLPEISSLDTGELVTGKILPMDARSYAYVTPIVDHKEQQRKFKALYAQVKS encoded by the coding sequence ATGAATAATTTAATTTTATTATGGCATCGAAAAGACTTAAGAATAAATGACAATTTAGCCCTGTATGAAGCTAATAAAAAAAGTAAAAAGATAGTTGGAGTATTTTGTTTAGATACAAATATATTAAATAGAGATGATATAGCACCAGCAAGAATAGAATATATGCTTGGTTGTTTAGATGAATTGAGAAAAAACTACCAAGAAAGGGGAGGAAATTTTCTAATATTTAGAGGTAATCCTACAATTATTCTTCCTGAATTAGCTGATAAATTACAAGTTGAATCAATTTTTTGGAATAAAGATGTAGAGCCTTATAGTAGAAATAGAGATAGGGAAATTGCTAGTATTTTAAAAAAACAAAACATAAACTATAACGTTTTTTGGGATCAATTAATGCACCCCCCCGGAGATGTTTTAACCAAAAGCAATAACACTCCCTATACCGTGTATGGACCTTTTTGGCGTAGCTGGGAAAAACTAGAAAAACAGCTGCCTTTTACTGCTCCTTCATCGTTAATTGGTTTGGATGAAAATGAACAAAAAATAGTCAAAAAAATGGGGGCAATTGATTTACCTACCGCAGAGGAATTGGGTTATGGTTGGCAAAGAAATTTGGTGTTATCCCCCGGAGAAAATGCAGCTTTAAAAAGATTAGATTATTTTTGTTCTGATTTACTGGTAAACTATGATGAGAATCGTAATTTCCCTGCGGTTGATGGTACTTCTTTATTAAGTGCTGCTCTTAAATTTGGTGCGATCGCACCTAGGACTATTTGGCAAAAAACCGTCGCAGAATGGGAAAACACCCAGAGTGATGAAGCAAGGGAAAACATCACCGCATGGCGGAAAGAATTAGCATGGCGAGAATTTTATCAACATTGCCTATACTTCTTCCCTGAATTAGCCCAAGGGGCATATAGAGAACATTTCAAAAACTTTCCTTGGGAAAATGACGAGAAAAAATTTCAAGCATGGTGTGAAGGCAAAACAGGTTATCCCATCGTAGATGCTGCCATGCGTCAACTAAACGAAACAGGCTGGATGCACAATCGCTGTCGCATGATAGTCGCCAGTTTTCTTACCAAAGACTTAATTATTGATTGGCGTTGGGGGGAAAAATACTTCATGCAAAAACTCTATGACGGTGACTTGGCTGCTAATAATGGCGGTTGGCAGTGGAGTGCATCCAGTGGAATGGATCCCAAACCCCTGCGAATTTTTAACCCCTCTTCCCAAGCCCAAAAATTCGACCCAGAAGCCCAGTATATTCGCCAATGGTTGCCCGAAATTAGCTCTTTAGATACGGGGGAGCTGGTAACAGGTAAGATACTGCCTATGGATGCGAGGAGCTACGCATATGTAACCCCCATAGTTGATCATAAAGAGCAACAAAGAAAGTTTAAGGCTTTATACGCTCAAGTCAAGTCATAG
- the uup gene encoding REG subfamily DNA binding protein Uup, which produces MTILTVQSLKKDFGIKEIIKDASFSIEDNDKVGLIGVNGAGKSTLLKMLAGIEPTDGGEMVTKSGGRIIYLPQQPDINPDHTVLEQVFADCGEQMQWIKEYEDLSHHIAQADEATQEQLMGQLARVTEKIDSHNAWNLEAEAKIILDKLGIQDFDAKMGSLSGGYRKRVALASVLMAEPDLLLMDEPTNHLDAESVEWLQEYLKQFTGAIFLITHDRYFLDQVTTRILEVDRGEIFSYAGNYSYYLEKKALAEESDASSQRKHQGVLRRELEWLKRGPKARSTKQKARIDRISDMKDKQFRKAQGKVEIDTPSRRIGKKVIELHGIGKSYGDRTLINDFTYIFEPDDRVGIIGGNGVGKSTLMNMIMGKIEPDDGHVDIGGTIKIGYFDQHSDDLITAKENQLRAIEYIKEVATYIETSDGSQISAGQLLERFLFTPNQQYAPIEKLSGGEKRRLFLLRMLISNPNVLILDEPTNDLDVQTLAVLEEYIESFKGCVIVVSHDRYFLDRTVETIFAFQQDGTLKQYPGNYSIYLEYKRRQEAREKEVLEEIKAVEKNKKKQENSNKKETKNKKSNKKPSNFELRELDKLENKIIPNLEEEKANIENKLYQNKEIDYEDLQQLTQELSTINKELDTATEKWMTLSEMLEE; this is translated from the coding sequence ATGACCATTTTAACTGTTCAATCCCTCAAGAAAGACTTTGGCATCAAAGAAATCATTAAGGATGCTAGTTTCAGCATTGAAGATAACGACAAGGTGGGCTTGATTGGGGTGAATGGCGCTGGAAAGTCAACCCTCCTCAAAATGTTGGCAGGAATTGAACCCACTGACGGGGGAGAAATGGTGACAAAGTCGGGGGGGAGAATTATCTATCTACCCCAACAACCAGATATTAACCCTGACCATACGGTATTAGAACAGGTGTTCGCTGATTGCGGGGAACAAATGCAGTGGATAAAGGAATATGAGGATTTATCCCACCACATAGCCCAAGCAGATGAAGCCACCCAAGAGCAGTTGATGGGGCAATTGGCAAGGGTTACGGAAAAAATTGACAGTCACAATGCTTGGAATCTGGAAGCAGAAGCCAAAATTATCCTTGATAAATTGGGGATTCAGGATTTTGATGCCAAAATGGGCAGTCTGTCGGGGGGTTATCGTAAACGGGTTGCCCTAGCTTCGGTGTTGATGGCTGAACCTGATTTATTATTAATGGATGAGCCTACTAACCATCTTGATGCGGAGTCGGTGGAGTGGTTACAGGAGTATTTAAAACAGTTTACGGGGGCGATTTTCCTCATTACCCACGATCGCTATTTTCTTGATCAAGTAACTACCCGTATATTAGAGGTAGATAGGGGAGAAATTTTTAGTTATGCGGGAAATTATAGTTATTACCTTGAGAAAAAAGCCCTAGCAGAGGAGTCTGATGCTAGTAGTCAGCGCAAACACCAAGGGGTATTACGCAGGGAGTTGGAGTGGCTTAAAAGAGGCCCTAAGGCTCGTAGCACGAAGCAAAAGGCAAGGATTGATCGCATCTCGGACATGAAGGATAAGCAGTTTCGGAAGGCTCAAGGGAAGGTGGAAATTGATACCCCTAGTCGTCGTATCGGTAAAAAAGTAATTGAGTTACACGGTATTGGCAAAAGTTATGGCGATCGCACTTTAATTAATGATTTTACCTATATATTTGAACCCGATGACAGGGTAGGCATTATCGGCGGAAATGGGGTAGGAAAATCAACCCTCATGAATATGATCATGGGTAAAATTGAGCCAGACGATGGTCATGTGGACATCGGGGGTACTATTAAAATTGGTTACTTTGACCAACATTCCGATGATTTAATTACCGCTAAAGAAAATCAATTAAGGGCGATCGAATATATTAAAGAAGTAGCCACCTACATCGAAACCTCCGACGGTAGCCAAATTAGTGCAGGTCAACTCCTCGAAAGATTTTTATTTACCCCCAATCAACAATACGCCCCCATCGAGAAACTATCAGGGGGAGAAAAAAGACGCTTATTTTTGCTCAGGATGCTCATTAGTAATCCTAACGTACTAATCCTCGATGAACCTACCAACGACTTAGACGTACAAACCCTCGCTGTTTTAGAAGAATATATCGAATCTTTTAAAGGTTGTGTCATAGTAGTATCCCATGATCGTTACTTTTTAGATCGCACCGTTGAAACAATTTTTGCTTTCCAACAAGACGGCACATTAAAGCAATATCCAGGTAACTATTCCATTTATTTAGAGTATAAAAGAAGACAAGAAGCCAGAGAAAAAGAAGTATTAGAGGAAATTAAAGCCGTTGAAAAAAACAAGAAAAAACAAGAAAATAGTAACAAAAAAGAAACTAAAAATAAAAAATCAAACAAAAAACCATCTAACTTTGAACTCAGAGAACTGGACAAATTAGAGAATAAAATTATTCCCAATTTAGAAGAAGAAAAAGCGAATATAGAAAATAAACTGTATCAAAATAAAGAAATAGATTACGAGGACTTACAACAATTAACTCAAGAATTGTCCACTATTAATAAAGAATTAGATACCGCCACAGAAAAATGGATGACCCTATCAGAAATGTTAGAAGAATGA